From one Drosophila subpulchrella strain 33 F10 #4 breed RU33 chromosome 3L, RU_Dsub_v1.1 Primary Assembly, whole genome shotgun sequence genomic stretch:
- the LOC119554863 gene encoding cullin-1 yields the protein MNLSRLIYIESGERRRNHLESLENLWQKELKFLEQLFDQNIPFAPKDLMKFHDYVYVHCSSFVHNSSVRSQDPGKHLYGGLTVYLNSRLKEISRGMENILDNEDLVVEYVGHWKKYRKACEELDRGCRYLNSNWVKRERFEGHKHIQEVYRMAMIRWKEEVFSPIDRALVTAITLILRHNPKEHTRFLVYQVLQSIVELYANDERQEVPVPSKLNNVFTEEVVGFYKSETLAAFQRIILSNTYTDFKHFLKYSSLAMPEIKEGVQFKGFVKRHLASQLEKAIAKSLGGKDYVQAILTIRHSPLERAMRDHKELVAAIDEVCSHAINKMDQKIDPIRVLIIYSNELMTKKSEVEILEELKKIVEVVEFINEKDKFIQKYCRVLRARQVQETSIWDGNESTMISLLTKRFGYGATHTLRTQLKDLEESKIKVGLFQNYMDNKGVKLGFDFRLKYFRNRGLDESFNLILPKELRIAVEEFESFHTEDKKIVFHHELSTGEIICNLGQSTKILEVSTLQMSILLLFNEQERFTEQELAERLGTPKEILQPVLEFWKRISFLIPTGTSVEVNMNFTNRKRRLNFNKAMVTVKTRRIDEKEDSDLKLRRKNQMDAAIVRIMKKHKVLEHSQLIANVIEELSNLFIPKVAFIKESIDTLINKDIVMRCGFGTYRYIS from the exons ATGAATCTTTCACGTCTCATTTACATTGAGTCTGGAGAAAGACGCCGTAATCACCTTGAATCTTTGGAGAACCTCTGGCAGAAGGAGTTAAAATTTCTGGAGCAGCTCTTTGATCAGAACATTCCATTTGCTCCCAAGGATCTCATGAAGTTTCACGACTACGTCTACGTCCACTGCTCGAGCTTTGTTCACAATTCGAGTGTCCGTTCCCAGGATCCCGGGAAACATCTGTACGGTGGCCTAACCGTGTACCTTAACTCACGACTAAAAGAAATATCTAGGGGAATGGAAAACATTCTGGATAATGAAGACTTGGTAGTTGAGTACGTTGGACATTGGAAGAAGTATCGGAAAGCTTGCGAGGAATTGGACCGAGGCTGTCGTTATCTCAACTCAAACTGGGTGAAACGGGAGCGGTTTGAGGGCCACAAACATATCCAGGAGGTATACCGCATGGCCATGATCCGATGGAAAGAGGAGGTGTTCAGTCCCATTGACAGGGCCCTGGTCACCGCCATTACCCTGATCTTGAGGCACAATCCCAAGGAACACACCAGATTCCTGGTATACCAGGTGCTTCAATCGATTGTAGAGCTGTATGCCAATGATGAAAGGCAGGAAGTGCCAGTGCCTTCCAAACTCAACAACGTTTTCACTGAGGAGGTGGTGGGTTTCTACAAGTCGGAGACCCTGGCCGCATTCCAAAGGATCATCCTATCCAATACCTACACCGATTTTAAGCACTTTCTCAAGTACTCAAGCCTAGCCATGCCAGAAATCaaggaaggcgttcagttTAAGGGATTCGTGAAGAGGCACCTTGCTTCGCAGCTGGAGAAAGCTATTGCGAAATCATTGGGTGGCAAAGATTACGTTCAAGCCATTTTGACAATTCGACATAGTCCCTTGGAGCGGGCAATGCGGGATCACAAAGAGCTGGTGGCCGCAATCGATGAGGTGTGCTCGCATGCGATAAACAAAATGGATCAGAAAATTGATCCTATCAGGGTATTGATCATATACTCCAACGAACTGATGACGAAGAAGTCCGAGGTTGAAATTCTGGAAGAACTTAAAAAGATCGTTGAAGTTGTGGAGTTCATAAACGAAAAGGACAAGTTcattcaaaaatattgcaGAGTTTTAAGAGCTCGACAAGTCCAAGAGACATCAATCTGGGACGGAAATGAGTCGACAATGATTTCCCTGCTGACCAAACGGTTCGGATACGGTGCAACTCATACTTTAAGAACTCAGTTGAAGGATTTAGAAGAGTCGAAGATAAAAGTTGGTCTGTTTCAAAATTACATGGATAATAAGGGTGTCAAGCTGGGCTTTGATTTTCGCCTCAAGTATTTTCGCAACAGAGGTCTTGATGAGAGTTTTAATCTCATTTTGCCCAAGGAACTACGCATAGCTGTGGAGGAGTTTGAATCGTTCCACACCGAGGATAAGAAGATTGTATTTCACCACGAATTATCCACCGGCGAGATAATCTGTAATTTGGGTCAGTCGACCAAAATTCTTGAGGTGAGCACTTTGCAAATGTCGATTTTGCTGTTGTTCAACGAACAGGAAAGGTTCACGGAGCAAGAGTTGGCAGAGAGGTTGGGCACACCAAAGGAGATCCTGCAACCG gtACTGGAATTTTGGAAAAGGATCAGCTTCCTGATTCCTACCGGAACTTCTGTGGAAGTCAACATGAATTTCACAAACAGGAAGCGCCGTCTTAACTTTAACAAGGCTATGGTTACTGTTAAAACTAGAAGGATTGATGAAAAAGAAGATTCTGACTTAAAACTAAGGCGAAAAAACCAAATGGATGCTGCAATAGTGCGCATAATGAAAAAGCACAAGGTGCTGGAACATTCGCAACTAATTGCAAATGTAATAGAAGAGCTGAGTAATTTGTTTATCCCAAAAGTAGCATTTATTAAAGAAAGCattgatactttgatcaataAGGATATTGTGATGCGTTGTGGATTTGGCACTTACAGATACATCAGCTGA
- the LOC119554175 gene encoding MICAL-like protein 1, translating to MSDRRGTKIGTGTKALEYWCRVNTQGYNGVKVENMTTSWRDGLAFCAIIHHFRPDLIDFDSLKATDIYENNDLAFTTAEKYLGIPALLDAADMVSYEVPDRLSILTYLSQFYKVLGKSLKHPKPEEKFCEESEPPQKMMHIVGMPRRDKCQKCELPVFLAERVLVGKRAYHRTCLKCARCSSLLTPGSFYETEVNNIYCCETCPDEESEPESDIVKLKTASNESEPESDIVELKTANMDTTGDQQLVAESSGNSSDHEVVVEDKDSASLSITELSSISKTPSNIEEQNEDDKPKATEQNDQLEVDPVKPVLPDVPNISTVPLDEEDGGNLDENIELIVDHVKPVLPEERKISTVSLDIEDSRPLIKSIPLETLNEQEVISSTKTSDVPIPEPQEAPIPENSTQEAIKPENNISCNAENEIFLKTESCSKQEGDDNISQEKNLESPKENISETKVAETEYPEDLNPFKDDDSCKGANPFDSSDDEVELLKSIPAAGKNIISKRDKVVPPRPPPPKIGPALNKPSEDQHSSPTLSQGKKMPMPTPRISISKPQTPAKWSTQDQKTNCNISSSSSEHLDSMRAFDRGADDRGSSISLPTANAPRKPLRASGATPLKCEDLSPTTSLSSITSPMRKKRQAPLPPKPANLESDPGFSKLSDEQKVRRLIPLDQSLLSDETSGSSNYDDSLNTSNADEEVNVVYRRILVPPTQPENIVERGKEDQKTPIVYNDFDRNVSPLGYNKSTHGKWKRRKGPAPAVPIPPRKVLQRLPLQEIRHEFEIIAVQQLGLEKQGVILEKMIRDRCERSLEATEADGAESVDSEITNSKEVEDLILQLFELVNEKNELFRRQAELMYLRRQHRLEQEQADIEHEIRVLMGQPEQNKTDSDKAHEEVLINRLVKVVEMRNEVIDSLETDRVREAREDMSIKNRLHIYNSEREEPADPKSADKSSKKLSKKERKKLKEENKLGKGKKSDLDKDVDESEPAPALERVKKKRNLFFLKM from the coding sequence ATGTCGGATCGTCGTGGCACAAAAATTGGAACTGGTACAAAGGCTTTGGAGTACTGGTGCCGAGTTAATACCCAAGGATACAATGGAGTTAAGGTGGAGAATATGACGACTTCGTGGCGGGACGGTCTGGCCTTCTGCGCAATCATCCATCACTTTCGACCAGACCTTATAGATTTCGACAGCTTAAAGGCGACCGATATTTATGAGAACAACGATTTGGCCTTTACCACGGCCGAGAAATACTTGGGCATTCCTGCGCTCCTTGATGCAGCTGACATGGTTTCGTATGAAGTTCCCGACAGACTATCCATTCTAACGTATCTATCCCAGTTCTACAAGGTGCTCGGCAAGAGCCTCAAGCACCCAAAGCCAGAGGAGAAGTTTTGTGAGGAAAGTGAGCCACCGCAGAAGATGATGCATATTGTGGGAATGCCCAGACGCGATAAGTGTCAGAAATGTGAGCTTCCCGTTTTTCTGGCCGAGAGGGTCCTCGTTGGGAAACGGGCTTATCACCGCACTTGTCTGAAATGCGCCAGATGTTCCTCATTACTCACTCCCGGGAGTTTTTATGAAACAGAGGTCAATAATATATACTGTTGCGAGACTTGCCCTGATGAAGAAAGCGAACCCGAATCTGATATTGTTAAACTAAAGACAGCCAGTAACGAAAGCGAACCTGAATCTGATATTGTTGAACTAAAGACAGCCAATATGGATACTACTGGCGATCAGCAACTTGTTGCAGAAAGTTCTGGTAACTCTAGTGATCATGAAGTAGTCGTGGAAGACAAAGATAGTGCCTCTTTAAGTATAACTGAACTGAGTTCAATCAGTAAAACGCCGTCCAATATAGAAGAACAAAATGAAGATGATAAACCTAAAGCAACTGAGCAAAATGATCAACTAGAAGTTGATCCTGTTAAGCCTGTTTTACCAGACGTGCCTAATATTTCTACGGTGCCGCTAGACGAGGAAGATGGTGGTAACCTTGATGAAAATATTGAACTTATAGTTGATCATGTAAAGCCTGTTTTACCAGAAGAACGTAAGATCTCTACTGTTTCACTTGACATTGAAGATAGTCGTCCTCTTATAAAATCAATACCCTTGGAAACACTTAATGAACAAGAAGTGATTAGCTCGACCAAAACGTCAGATGTACCCATTCCAGAGCCACAGGAAGCGCCTATTCCAGAAAATAGCACTCAAGAAGCCATTAAACCTGAAAACAATATAAGCTGTAATGcagaaaatgaaattttcttaaaaacagAAAGCTGCTCAAAGCAGGAAGGTGATGACAATATCTCGCAAGAAAAAAATCTCGAGTCTCCCAAGGAGAATATTAGTGAGACAAAAGTGGCTGAAACTGAGTATCCAGAGGACCTAAACCCCTTTAAAGATGATGACTCGTGCAAAGGTGCAAATCCCTTTGACAGCTCCGACGATGAAGTGGAGCTTCTTAAATCCATTCCAGCCGCAGGCAAAAACATTATTTCAAAAAGAGATAAGGTCGTACCACCCCGTCCACCTCCACCTAAAATAGGCCCAGCCTTAAATAAACCTTCAGAGGATCAACATTCCAGTCCCACACTTTCGCAAGGGAAAAAAATGCCGATGCCTACACCTAGAATATCTATATCAAAACCCCAGACTCCGGCAAAGTGGTCGACTCAAGACCAGAAAACTAATTGTAACATTTCCTCTTCGTCCTCGGAGCACTTGGATAGCATGAGAGCATTCGACCGTGGGGCAGATGACCGTGGCTCAAGCATCTCTTTGCCAACTGCTAATGCGCCGCGCAAGCCACTGCGGGCCTCAGGGGCGACTCCATTAAAATGCGAAGACTTAAGCCCCACTACCAGTCTCAGCTCTATTACATCTCCAATGCGGAAGAAGCGCCAAGCACCATTGCCTCCAAAGCCGGCCAACTTGGAGAGTGATCCTGGATTTTCGAAGTTGTCAGACGAACAAAAGGTCAGAAGATTAATTCCTCTTGACCAGAGCTTGCTTTCCGATGAAACATCAGGGTCAAGTAATTACGACGACAGCCTAAACACTTCAAATGCAGACGAAGAGGTAAACGTGGTATATCGACGCATTTTGGTTCCACCAACTCAGCCCGAAAACATAGTTGAGCGGGGCAAGGAGGATCAAAAGACCCCGATCGTTTACAACGACTTTGATAGAAACGTAAGCCCCTTAGGATACAATAAATCAACCCATGGCAAATGGAAAAGGCGGAAGGGGCCAGCACCTGCGGTTCCTATACCACCGCGTAAAGTTCTACAACGTCTTCCGCTGCAAGAAATTCGCCATGAATTCGAAATTATTGCCGTACAACAGCTGGGTCTCGAGAAGCAAGGCGTTATTCTTGAAAAAATGATAAGGGATCGTTGTGAGCGGTCCTTAGAGGCAACAGAAGCTGATGGTGCCGAATCAGTGGACTCTGAAATAACCAACTCCAAGGAAGTAGAAGATCTTATATTGCAGTTGTTTGAGCTGGTTAACGAGAAAAACGAATTGTTCCGGAGGCAAGCAGAGCTAATGTACCTTCGACGACAACATCGTTTGGAACAGGAGCAAGCTGATATTGAACACGAAATTCGAGTATTAATGGGTCAACCGGAGCAAAACAAAACAGACTCAGATAAAGCCCATGAGGAAGTATTAATCAATCGCCTTGTGAAGGTTGTTGAGATGCGCAACGAAGTAATTGACAGCCTAGAGACTGATAGAGTTCGAGAGGCTCGGGAGGATATGAGCATTAAGAACCGACTACATATTTACAATTCAGAGCGCGAGGAACCAGCAGACCCAAAAAGCGCGGACAAGTCATCCAAGAAACTGTCGAAAAAGGAACGAAAGAAACTTaaagaagaaaataaattgGGTAAGGGGAAAAAATCGGACCTCGATAAGGACGTGGACGAGTCTGAACCGGCACCAGCTTTGGAAAGGGTTAAAAAGAAACGaaacttgttttttttgaaaatgtaa
- the LOC119555170 gene encoding zinc finger and SCAN domain-containing protein 12-like → MESSICRVCLEDGDDLVNIFEGTHQLEVSLADMISEWAGYKIERGDTFPETICPTCLQDAQNAYEMKPTYRRGHQLKEDPLEHLLKDEVYKEPDIECRITNNTEDSHPCVAKIKEEDIEEPLGNHFQSQERDEPPKEEVFEEEYNPISECKIKVVEDDKLREMEDQCQISQEPLVEEFKDEHPITEFETKVLEDDNLREMEEPLEEVFEKEYNPISECETNSVEDDNLQDMEDPLGDRFKEVFEEEYNPLSENDIKVVEDAIQENENNIIEVDWEAFNNDGKINSIHKCSYCSMIFISKSALTVHCQKHIGELPWKCTICSMAFENSIYLQRHVKRHEETLPFKCNHCLFTFRSRLALNSHLRIHKEKQQCIHCLEIFPLISELKRHLGHNYEEQKLKCTYCTQAYACNTLLQQHMKTHTEIMPIECPRCPKILQGRSALQNHLRIHVDRTFKCSPCAQTFPNVEALNLHLRNHSLERPFKCFQCSRTFATSRGVQLHERTHTGQHRLTIRQNTA, encoded by the coding sequence ATGGAGTCTTCAATATGTCGAGTTTGCCTGGAAGACGGGGACGACTTGGTCAATATATTTGAAGGAACCCATCAATTGGAGGTTTCCCTTGCGGACATGATTTCAGAGTGGGCTGGCTACAAAATTGAAAGAGGAGATACATTTCCCGAAACCATCTGCCCTACCTGCCTGCAGGATGCACAAAATGCGTATGAGATGAAGCCAACTTACAGAAGAGGCCACCAACTAAAGGAGGATCCATTGGAGCATTTACTCAAGGATGAAGTGTACAAGGAGCCGGACATCGAATGTCGGATAACAAACAATACCGAGGACTCTCATCCATGTGTTGCTAAAATTAAGGAAGAAGATATAGAGGAACCACTTGGGAACCACTTCCAAAGCCAAGAAAGAGACGAACCCCCCAAAGAAGAGGTATTTGAGGAGGAATACAATCCAATATCAGAGTGCAAGATCAAGGTTGTGGAAGATGATAAACTGCGGGAAATGGAGGACCAATGCCAAATAAGTCAGGAGCCACTTGTAGAAGAATTTAAGGACGAACATCCTATAACGGAGTTCGAGACCAAGGTTTTGGAAGATGATAACCTGCGAGAAATGGAGGAACCACTTGAAGAGGTATTTGAGAAGGAATACAATCCTATATCAGAGTGTGAGACCAATAGTGTGGAAGATGATAACCTGCAAGATATGGAGGATCCACTTGGAGATCGATTTAAAGAGGTATTTGAGGAGGAATACAATCCTTTATCAGAGAACGATATCAAGGTTGTGGAAGATGCTATCcaggaaaatgaaaataatatcatTGAAGTTGATTGGGAGGcttttaataatgatggtaAGATTAATAGCATTCATAAATGCTCTTACTGTTCGATGATTTTTATATCGAAATCAGCTCTTACGGTGCACTGCCAAAAACACATAGGAGAATTACCGTGGAAGTGTACCATTTGCTCAATGGCTTTTGAAAACAGCATATATCTTCAGCGACACGTAAAAAGGCACGAAGAAACTTTGCCGTTTAAGTGTAACCACTGCTTGTTTACCTTTCGAAGTAGACTAGCGCTCAACAGCCATCTTCGCATACACAAGGAAAAACAGCAGTGTATCCATTGCTTAGAAATCTTTCCATTAATTTCAGAGCTCAAGAGGCATCTTGGTCATAACTACGAGGAACAGAAGTTAAAGTGTACCTATTGCACACAAGCTTATGCTTGCAATACACTTCTTCAGCAACACATGAAAACGCACACCGAAATTATGCCGATAGAGTGTCCACGCTGCCCAAAAATCTTACAAGGTAGATCAGCGCTTCAAAACCATCTTCGAATACACGTAGATCGAACATTTAAGTGCTCCCCCTGCGCACAGACTTTTCCAAACGTTGAAGCCCTCAATCTACACCTACGAAACCACTCACTCGAAAGACCATTTAAGTGCTTCCAGTGCTCAAGGACCTTCGCCACGAGTAGAGGTGTTCAGCTACACGAGCGAACGCACACAGGGCAACATCGGTTAACAATTAGGCAAAACACTGCCTAA